From Lysinibacillus sp. SGAir0095, the proteins below share one genomic window:
- a CDS encoding glutamate synthase subunit beta has translation MGKPTGFMEYKRAKTKEQPPLERISNWNEYATRLPDGTLQEQGARCMDCGTPFCHMGVEIRGAAAGCPIQNVIPEWNDLVYRGKWKEALDRLHMTNNFPEFTGRVCPAPCESSCTLGITDPAVAIKSIERSIIDKGFENNWIIPRIPQTRTGKKIAVVGSGPAGLAAADELNQLGHSVTVYERADRPGGLLMYGIPNMKLEKEVIERRVNLLRQEGIDFVLNTEIGRDIKADELKAQHDAVILCIGAQKQRVLHLEGSDAHGVHLAMDYLTGVTQSLLDSNFKDGKALDVAGKDVIVIGGGDTGADCVATAIRQKARSVHQFGKHPELPKTRQEDRPWPQDPNVYKLDYAYEEVEAVKGRDPREYCIQTKEIVKDKMGRVKELHTIQMEKILGDDGFYFFKEIPGSEKVWPAQAVFVAIGFEGVEKSLPEQFGVTVSNNKIRASIKDFETNVQGVFTAGDARRGQSLVVWAIKEGRSVAASVHEFLALKVNA, from the coding sequence ATGGGGAAACCAACAGGATTTATGGAATATAAACGAGCAAAAACGAAAGAGCAGCCTCCACTAGAGCGTATTTCGAATTGGAATGAATATGCTACTAGGCTGCCAGACGGTACACTACAAGAGCAAGGTGCAAGATGCATGGATTGTGGCACGCCATTTTGTCATATGGGCGTTGAAATCCGTGGTGCTGCAGCAGGCTGCCCTATCCAGAATGTCATTCCTGAGTGGAACGATTTAGTCTATAGAGGTAAATGGAAGGAAGCCTTAGATCGTCTTCATATGACGAATAACTTCCCAGAATTCACGGGGCGCGTTTGTCCAGCGCCATGTGAAAGTTCTTGTACACTGGGAATTACAGATCCAGCAGTAGCTATTAAATCGATTGAACGCTCTATAATTGATAAAGGCTTTGAAAATAACTGGATTATTCCACGTATTCCACAGACACGCACAGGCAAAAAAATAGCTGTCGTTGGTTCTGGTCCTGCTGGATTAGCGGCTGCAGACGAATTGAATCAGCTTGGACATAGTGTAACCGTATATGAACGTGCTGATCGTCCAGGTGGTTTATTAATGTATGGTATCCCGAATATGAAGCTTGAAAAAGAAGTAATTGAACGTCGTGTAAACTTACTTCGACAAGAAGGCATCGATTTTGTATTAAACACAGAAATCGGTAGGGATATCAAGGCAGATGAATTAAAAGCACAGCATGATGCAGTCATTCTTTGTATCGGTGCCCAAAAGCAACGTGTTCTACATTTGGAAGGCAGTGATGCACATGGTGTACACTTAGCAATGGATTACTTAACGGGTGTAACACAAAGCTTACTGGATTCTAATTTTAAAGACGGCAAAGCCTTGGATGTCGCTGGCAAAGATGTAATTGTTATCGGTGGTGGGGATACTGGAGCAGACTGTGTAGCGACAGCTATTCGTCAAAAAGCTCGCTCAGTCCATCAATTTGGTAAACATCCGGAGCTTCCAAAAACTAGACAAGAAGATCGACCTTGGCCACAAGATCCAAATGTGTATAAACTTGATTATGCATATGAGGAAGTGGAAGCAGTAAAAGGCCGTGATCCTCGCGAATATTGCATTCAAACAAAGGAAATCGTGAAGGACAAAATGGGTCGCGTAAAAGAGCTTCATACCATTCAAATGGAGAAAATTTTAGGTGACGACGGTTTTTACTTCTTTAAAGAGATTCCAGGCAGTGAAAAAGTATGGCCTGCACAAGCTGTATTTGTTGCAATTGGTTTTGAAGGGGTAGAAAAATCATTACCGGAACAATTTGGTGTAACAGTCTCAAATAATAAAATTCGTGCATCCATTAAAGATTTTGAAACGAATGTTCAGGGCGTATTTACAGCTGGAGATGCAAGACGTGGTCAAAGTTTAGTAGTTTGGGCCATTAAAGAAGGTCGCTCAGTTGCAGCAAGTGTACATGAATTTTTAGCTTTAAAAGTGAATGCATAA
- a CDS encoding cysteine desulfurase — protein MNEIRKQFPVLNQEVNGHPLVYLDSAATSQKPIQVLEAVRNYYELDNSNVHRGVHTLGNRATDSYEGAREKIRKFINAKSTKEIIYTRGTTTSLNTVAGAYGRMNLNEGDEIVISYMEHHSNLIPWQQLAKEKGAVLKYFDLEQDGTVTLETVRKTITNKTKIVAITMASNVLGTINPIKEITEIAHEAGAIVVVDAAQAAPHMPIDVQDLDCDFLAFSGHKMCGPTGIGVLYGKEAHLENMEPIEFGGEMIDFVDLYDSTWKELPWKFEGGTPNIAGAIGLGAAIDFLTEIGLEKIAEHEHSLVEYALNELDKIEGVSIYGPRDPQKRCGLITFNIDGVHPHDLATVLDMNGIAVRAGHHCAQPLMKWLQCTATARASFYMYNTKEDVDRLVEGLRIAKEYFNDVF, from the coding sequence ATGAATGAAATTCGCAAACAATTTCCTGTACTTAATCAAGAAGTAAACGGGCATCCGCTCGTTTACCTTGATAGTGCGGCTACATCCCAAAAGCCAATACAAGTATTAGAAGCTGTTCGAAACTATTACGAGTTAGATAACTCTAACGTACATCGTGGTGTCCATACACTAGGAAATCGTGCGACAGATTCATATGAAGGAGCGCGTGAAAAAATCCGCAAGTTCATTAATGCGAAATCGACAAAAGAAATTATCTATACACGTGGGACAACAACTTCGTTAAATACTGTTGCGGGTGCTTACGGACGCATGAATCTTAATGAAGGCGATGAAATTGTTATTTCATATATGGAGCATCACTCTAACCTGATACCATGGCAACAGCTTGCAAAAGAAAAAGGTGCGGTATTAAAATACTTTGACCTTGAGCAAGATGGCACAGTCACACTAGAAACAGTACGTAAAACGATTACGAATAAAACGAAAATTGTTGCTATTACAATGGCATCAAACGTACTGGGAACAATTAATCCAATTAAAGAAATTACAGAAATTGCCCACGAGGCTGGGGCTATCGTTGTTGTGGATGCTGCCCAAGCTGCACCGCACATGCCAATTGATGTACAAGATTTAGATTGTGATTTTTTAGCATTCTCTGGTCATAAAATGTGTGGTCCAACAGGTATTGGTGTACTTTACGGAAAAGAAGCCCATCTGGAAAACATGGAACCAATTGAATTTGGCGGGGAAATGATTGATTTTGTAGATTTGTATGATTCTACTTGGAAGGAGCTGCCTTGGAAATTTGAAGGCGGTACACCCAACATTGCAGGGGCTATCGGATTAGGGGCTGCAATTGATTTCCTAACTGAAATTGGGTTAGAAAAAATTGCAGAACATGAACATAGCCTTGTAGAATATGCTTTGAATGAATTGGACAAAATTGAAGGTGTCTCTATTTACGGACCTCGTGACCCACAAAAACGTTGCGGTCTAATCACATTCAACATTGACGGTGTACATCCTCATGATTTAGCAACAGTATTAGATATGAATGGTATTGCTGTACGTGCGGGCCATCATTGTGCTCAACCATTGATGAAATGGCTACAATGTACAGCAACAGCACGAGCAAGCTTTTATATGTATAATACTAAAGAAGATGTTGATCGACTTGTTGAAGGATTGCGCATAGCGAAGGAGTATTTTAACGATGTCTTTTAA
- the sufU gene encoding Fe-S cluster assembly sulfur transfer protein SufU, whose product MSFNNNLDQLYRSVIMDHYKKPRNKGSLDGDSVTIDMNNPTCGDRIHLTLKLNDGIVEDAKFDGEGCSISMSSASMMTEVIKGKKLDEALELAQIFSNMMLGEDYTDKYDLGDVEALQGVSKFPARIKCATLAWKAMEKGVNEQR is encoded by the coding sequence ATGTCTTTTAATAATAATTTAGATCAGCTATATCGCTCAGTCATTATGGATCATTACAAGAAACCACGTAACAAAGGTTCTTTAGATGGTGACAGTGTTACAATCGATATGAATAACCCTACTTGTGGAGACCGTATTCATTTAACATTAAAATTAAACGATGGTATAGTTGAAGATGCTAAATTTGATGGTGAAGGCTGTTCGATTTCAATGTCTTCTGCATCCATGATGACAGAGGTCATTAAAGGTAAAAAATTAGATGAGGCTCTTGAACTAGCTCAAATTTTTTCGAATATGATGCTAGGTGAAGACTATACAGATAAATATGATCTTGGTGATGTTGAAGCACTTCAAGGTGTTTCAAAATTCCCGGCACGAATTAAATGCGCAACATTGGCTTGGAAAGCAATGGAAAAAGGCGTAAACGAACAAAGATAA
- the sufB gene encoding Fe-S cluster assembly protein SufB, translating to MAKKMPDIGDYKYGFHDKDVSVFRSKRGLTDEIVREISKMKNEPEWMLDYRLKSLEIFYSKPMPQWGGDLSALNFDEITYYVKPSEATQKSWDEVPEEIKATFDKLGIPEAEQKYLAGVSAQYESEVVYHNMKKDLEDLGIVFKDTDSALRENEDIFKKYWGTVIPSSDNKFAALNSAVWSGGSFIYVPPGVKLDTPLQAYFRINSENMGQFERTLIIVDEGASVHYVEGCTAPVYTTNSLHSAVVEIIVKKDAYCRYTTIQNWANNVYNLVTKRTVVEENGTMEWIDGNIGSKLTMKYPACILKGEGARGMTLSIAIAGKGQHQDAGAKMIHLAPNTSSTIVSKSISKQGGKVTYRGIVRFGKKATGARSNIECDTLILDNESTSDTIPYNEILNDNVSLEHEAKVSKVSEEQLFYLMSRGISEGEATEMIVMGFIEPFTKELPMEYAVEMNRLIKFEMEGSIG from the coding sequence ATGGCAAAAAAAATGCCTGATATCGGCGATTACAAATACGGCTTCCATGATAAAGACGTATCAGTGTTCCGTTCAAAACGTGGATTAACTGATGAAATCGTACGTGAAATTTCAAAAATGAAAAATGAACCAGAGTGGATGTTGGACTATCGTTTAAAATCGTTAGAAATCTTCTACTCAAAACCAATGCCACAATGGGGTGGCGACCTTTCAGCTTTAAACTTCGATGAAATTACTTACTATGTAAAACCATCTGAAGCAACTCAAAAATCTTGGGATGAAGTTCCTGAAGAAATCAAAGCTACATTTGACAAATTAGGTATTCCTGAAGCTGAACAAAAATATTTAGCTGGTGTATCTGCTCAGTATGAATCTGAAGTAGTTTACCACAACATGAAAAAAGACCTTGAAGATCTAGGTATTGTTTTCAAAGATACAGATTCTGCATTACGTGAAAACGAAGATATCTTCAAAAAATATTGGGGTACTGTAATTCCATCTTCAGACAACAAATTTGCTGCTCTAAACTCAGCTGTTTGGTCTGGTGGATCTTTCATCTACGTACCACCAGGTGTAAAATTAGACACGCCACTTCAAGCTTACTTCCGTATTAACTCTGAAAACATGGGTCAATTCGAGCGTACATTAATTATTGTTGATGAAGGTGCAAGTGTACACTACGTAGAAGGATGTACAGCTCCTGTGTATACAACAAACTCACTTCACTCAGCAGTAGTAGAAATCATTGTTAAAAAAGATGCATACTGCCGTTATACAACAATTCAAAACTGGGCAAACAACGTATACAACCTAGTTACAAAACGTACTGTTGTTGAAGAAAACGGTACGATGGAATGGATTGATGGTAACATCGGTTCGAAATTAACAATGAAATATCCTGCATGTATCTTAAAAGGTGAAGGTGCTCGTGGTATGACACTTTCGATTGCAATTGCAGGTAAAGGGCAACACCAAGATGCTGGTGCCAAAATGATTCACTTAGCACCAAATACATCTTCAACAATCGTATCGAAATCGATTTCTAAACAAGGTGGTAAAGTAACTTACCGTGGTATCGTTCGCTTTGGTAAAAAAGCAACTGGTGCTCGTTCAAACATCGAATGTGATACACTAATCTTAGATAATGAATCAACTTCAGATACAATTCCTTACAACGAAATCTTAAACGATAACGTTTCTTTAGAACACGAAGCAAAAGTATCGAAAGTATCTGAGGAACAATTATTCTACTTAATGAGCCGTGGTATCTCTGAAGGTGAAGCAACAGAAATGATCGTAATGGGCTTCATCGAACCATTCACAAAAGAATTACCAATGGAATACGCAGTAGAAATGAACCGCCTAATCAAGTTCGAAATGGAAGGTTCTATCGGATAA
- the sufC gene encoding Fe-S cluster assembly ATPase SufC, translating into MSTLVIKDLHVSIEDKEILKGLNLTINTNEVHAIMGPNGTGKSTLASAIMGHPKYEVTQGTIEIDGENVLEMEVDERAKAGLFLAMQYPSEISGVTNADFVRSAINARREEGDEISLMKFIRELDKTMDFLEMDQEMAQRYLNEGFSGGEKKRNEILQLMMIKPKFAILDEIDSGLDIDALKVVAKGINEMRGEGFGCIAITHYQRLLNYITPDHVHVMMQGRVVKSGGPELAQRLEAEGYDWIKQELGIEDTDAVTEEA; encoded by the coding sequence ATGTCAACTTTAGTAATAAAAGATCTTCACGTTTCAATCGAAGATAAAGAGATTTTAAAAGGTTTAAACCTTACTATTAATACAAACGAAGTTCACGCAATCATGGGTCCTAATGGTACTGGTAAATCTACATTAGCTTCTGCTATTATGGGTCATCCTAAATATGAAGTAACTCAAGGTACAATTGAAATAGATGGTGAAAATGTACTTGAAATGGAAGTCGATGAGCGTGCTAAAGCTGGTCTATTCCTGGCTATGCAATACCCATCTGAAATTTCAGGTGTTACAAATGCCGATTTCGTTCGCTCAGCTATTAACGCTCGTCGCGAAGAAGGCGATGAGATTTCATTAATGAAATTCATCCGTGAATTAGATAAAACAATGGATTTCCTTGAAATGGACCAAGAAATGGCTCAACGCTACTTAAACGAAGGCTTCTCTGGTGGGGAAAAGAAACGTAACGAAATCCTGCAATTAATGATGATTAAACCTAAGTTTGCAATTTTAGATGAAATCGACTCTGGTCTAGATATCGATGCTTTAAAAGTAGTTGCAAAAGGTATCAACGAAATGCGCGGTGAAGGATTTGGCTGTATCGCAATCACTCACTACCAACGTTTACTAAACTACATCACTCCTGATCATGTACATGTTATGATGCAAGGTCGTGTAGTTAAATCAGGTGGTCCTGAATTAGCACAACGCTTAGAGGCTGAAGGTTATGACTGGATTAAACAAGAATTAGGAATTGAAGATACAGACGCGGTAACAGAAGAAGCATAA
- the sufD gene encoding Fe-S cluster assembly protein SufD — MTVETKLALSATEVRSFSESNNEPTWFSTLRAEAIEKATELPMPTPDKTNISKWNFTEFPQHTVESAPYSSLDELSAEVKEIIDIEGQENLYIQRNNTPAFLKISDELKAQGVIFTDILTAVREHSDLVQKYFMTEAVKVDEHKLTAYHAALVNGGLFLYVPKNVVVEKPLQVVFLNDNADASLFNHVLVVADTNSAVTYVQTYVSTIEHSNGQANLIEEVIALDNAQVTFGSVDVLAKGFTTYVNRRGHIKRDAKVDWALGLMNDSDTISESITHLVGDGSLANTKTVVVGRGEQKQNFTTEIRHWGKNSEGFILKHGVMKDSAQTIFNGIGKIEHGASKSNAVQESRVLMLSEAARGDANPILLIDEDDVMAGHAASVGRVDPIQLYYLMSRGLSKAEAERLVIHGFLAPVVTNLPIESVKNQLTKVIEGKVR, encoded by the coding sequence ATGACAGTTGAAACTAAATTGGCGTTATCAGCTACAGAAGTACGCTCGTTCTCGGAAAGCAATAATGAACCAACTTGGTTTAGTACATTGCGTGCTGAAGCAATTGAAAAAGCTACTGAGCTTCCAATGCCAACACCAGACAAAACAAACATCTCAAAATGGAACTTTACGGAGTTCCCTCAACATACAGTAGAAAGTGCTCCATATAGCTCTCTAGATGAACTTTCTGCAGAAGTAAAAGAAATCATTGATATTGAAGGTCAAGAAAACCTTTATATTCAACGCAACAACACACCTGCATTCCTTAAAATTTCTGATGAGTTAAAAGCGCAAGGTGTTATTTTTACGGATATTTTAACTGCTGTTCGTGAGCACAGCGATTTAGTTCAAAAATACTTTATGACAGAAGCAGTTAAAGTTGATGAGCATAAATTAACGGCTTACCATGCAGCATTAGTGAACGGTGGGTTATTCTTATACGTTCCGAAAAATGTTGTTGTTGAAAAGCCATTGCAAGTGGTATTCCTTAACGACAACGCTGATGCATCATTATTCAACCACGTATTAGTAGTGGCTGATACTAACTCAGCTGTAACATATGTACAAACTTATGTATCAACAATTGAACATTCAAATGGACAAGCTAATTTAATCGAAGAAGTAATTGCATTAGACAATGCACAAGTTACTTTCGGTTCTGTCGATGTTCTTGCAAAAGGATTTACTACTTATGTAAATCGTCGTGGACATATTAAACGCGATGCTAAAGTTGATTGGGCATTAGGTTTAATGAATGATTCTGATACAATTTCTGAAAGTATCACTCATTTAGTTGGTGATGGATCACTTGCAAATACGAAAACTGTAGTAGTAGGACGCGGAGAACAAAAGCAAAACTTCACTACTGAAATTCGCCACTGGGGTAAAAATTCAGAAGGCTTCATCTTAAAACATGGTGTTATGAAGGATTCTGCCCAAACTATTTTCAATGGTATCGGTAAAATCGAGCATGGTGCCAGCAAGTCAAATGCAGTGCAAGAATCACGTGTATTAATGCTTTCTGAAGCTGCTCGTGGAGATGCAAATCCGATTCTTTTGATTGATGAAGATGATGTAATGGCAGGACACGCAGCATCAGTTGGTCGTGTTGATCCAATTCAGCTTTATTACTTAATGAGTCGTGGGCTTTCAAAAGCAGAGGCAGAGCGTTTAGTAATTCACGGCTTCCTTGCACCTGTAGTTACAAATCTTCCAATCGAAAGCGTTAAAAATCAATTAACGAAAGTTATTGAAGGGAAAGTTCGCTAA